GAGGTCCCGTGCCTCGAGCGCAAGCCCCTGGATGAGGTCCGCGTCATCGTTTGACCGAGAGGGGCGACGCGGCCACGGATCGCCCGGGGCCGTCCGTCCGACGGAGCGCGCCGCGCGGCTACGCTCTCAACGCTCGCTGTCGAGGTGCGCCATCTGGGCCGACTGGTAGCGTTCGCCTGCGATGGCGCCGGCGGGAACCATCGCCTCGACCTCGGCGACCTCGTTCATCGAGAGCGGCTTGTCGAGCGTCCCGAGGACGTCGACGAGCTGGACTCGCGTGCGGACCCCAACGATTGGCATCAGGCGAGGCTGTTTCGCGAGCGCCCAGCCCACGGCGACCTGCGCTGACGTCCGCCCGGTCCGCTCGGCGAAGGCGCGAAGACGCTCGACGACGGCGGCATTTTGCTCGCCGTCCTTGCCGGCAAAGCGCGGCAGGTACGAGCGGAAGTCGCCCGGGCCGGTCGGCTTCTTGCCGCTCAAGAGGCCACGCGACAAGACGCCATAGAGCGTCGCGCCGATGCCGAGCTCGGCGAGTAGCGGAAAGAGCTTGTCCTCGGGCCCGCGGCTCGCCAGCGAGTATTCGATTTGCAGATCGGCGACGGGCGAGACCGCATGGGCACGGCGGATGGTCTCGGCGCCGACCTCCGAGAGCCCAACCTGGCGCACGTAGCCTTGTTTGATCAGATCCGCGATGGCCCCGACGGTGTCCTCGATGGGGA
This genomic stretch from Myxococcales bacterium harbors:
- a CDS encoding aldo/keto reductase; translated protein: MEVGMGEKSFPMGLGCMGMSGMYGPSSDAESIATIQEAIERGVSLLDTGDFYGMGHNELLIGRAIEGRRDKVRISVKFGALRGPDGSWLGFDARPAAVKSAAAYSLKRLGVEVIDIYRPARLDSNVPIEDTVGAIADLIKQGYVRQVGLSEVGAETIRRAHAVSPVADLQIEYSLASRGPEDKLFPLLAELGIGATLYGVLSRGLLSGKKPTGPGDFRSYLPRFAGKDGEQNAAVVERLRAFAERTGRTSAQVAVGWALAKQPRLMPIVGVRTRVQLVDVLGTLDKPLSMNEVAEVEAMVPAGAIAGERYQSAQMAHLDSER